The following is a genomic window from Zalophus californianus isolate mZalCal1 chromosome 10, mZalCal1.pri.v2, whole genome shotgun sequence.
TGTTTCTCTGTGGTGATATTTTACTTGTCCTCTAGTCCCTGTAGTTCATATAAACTGGAAATTAAGTCtaaaagttttattagaaaaaaagtacAAGTTTGATTAGAGTCAGATTAAGCATATCTGACAGGAATTCTTTGGAGCTGATGTCCTGTGCTCCATATGAAGTTAAGTTAGAAGTTACGTAATTTGTTTGTTCCTCCATTTGTGATGTTTAGTTTGAACACTTTTACAAGTGGTGACTGCCACATAACTCTTCAAAGTatacattttcccccttttcGATTAGCAAGTAAATTGTGGAATGATTCTTTGGTAccatgcaaataaaaattttaaaacagggccacctgggtggctccgtcggttaagcgtctgcccgtggctcaggtcatgatcccagggtcctgggatcgagccccacgtcaggctcccggagcctacttctccctctccctctgcctgctgctccccttgcttgtgctcttgttctctctctgacaaataaataaataaaatctttaaaaacaattttttaaaacatttttatcagctGCTTGATAACATATTGCTTGTTAGTTTAATATGGACCAAAATATCTGAGCCTTGTTTAGGGTCTATGACTCCATCAGTTACTGATTTATAAGCAAAATCTGATGCTCATGGACCTTAATCCATGATTTTATGTTGTATGTGATAGATGAGTAGtgtaattttggaatatttttttatgatATGTTTTGCCTTTGCATTAGTCTAAAATAAATCTTGACTTCTTAATGAAGTGACTAAGCCTCTTAGAACTTAATAATTAAGATTTAAATTCACTAAAAAGGTGTAATGCTTAGAAACTTCAATTTTTTaggtaagttatatttttaatagaaagtaCAATGAACTGGGACCAAATGTGTTCTGATTTTGTAGGCAAATAAAACattatctctttcttttatcattaAGCCTTTAGACAGTTTCTTGAAATAGCAACGAGGTAAAATGTACACTGATTAGAAGATTAGAAATTGAAGAATCTGACCTTGTGGAGTAAGATACTGCCAAATGAAAAGCTCAGCAGTGGCCAAAGGGCTTATTTtacctctcattttattttatttttattttttaaagattttatttatttatttgtcagaaagagagaggcagagagcccaagcagggagagtggcaggcagagagagagggagaagcaggctccccgctgagcagggagcccgatgtgggactcgatcccaggaccctgggatcatgacctgagccgaaggcagatgcttaatggactgagccactcaggcgtcccattACCTCTCATTTTAGAGCATTTGATAATTgaacaggtttttttctttttaacttttttatttggtTGAGAATAATTTACATGCAGTAGAATGCACAGCTCTTAAGTTCTAAAGTTCCATGAGTTTTGATATATGGCATACACTTGTATAACATACCCATATGGATATTACGGATACCCACAGAAAGATCTCCCGTGCCCCATCCCACTCATTACCCACACCCACTGTTCAGATTTCTTTCCCTGTAGTTTTACCTTTTGCATGTTTTAATCATTCTGATTCAAAGCTTCCTGACTTTaagatgtttttatatttatgataaataattacatatttatgatGTTTTGCAGCTTAAcattgagaaaagaaaggaaatgcaacAAGAAAAGCAGAAAGCGCTTGATGTACAAACAAGAAATCATGTTAATAGGAAGAAGGCTTTATTGACTCGTGTCCAGGAAATTCTTGAAAATGTTCAGGTGTGTAATGTacgcttttttaaaattatgattaagAAATCATGAGGTACGCATTAATGATAATTTCTCAGAAATATGTTTGCACTTACTAGTTAGTTACCAATATATTTTACTGTTATGTTTGAGAATCTTCATGGTTTGTGATATTTCCATTTCAGTTACTCCAAAGAACATTCAGTTGCTTGTTAGTAATGTTCCCAGTACTTGAATCAGAGGGTACTTAGACAATGGAACCCTTCCCTGAATAtaattgtttattgtctgtgtcttATGACTCTAAAAACATGGAATTCTCAGTGACAGCATGAGAGAATTGACCATTGTAGTTTACCTCTGAACTAATCAGACTATTGAGTCAATGACCTTATTCTCATTCTCTGCTAAAGTAAATAACTGTCcccaattttttttgttaaaattctcTTAAGTACACAAATGCAATTTAGATTATGTAAGTAGAATTGTCTAGATGCATCTTAGACCTAAACTAACCATATggtctaggaaaaaaaaacatatataacatacataacaTATGCTTATTAGTTTAGTATGGACCATATTATACTAGATGACACATGTACAATGAACCTTAGGCTGTTTCCCACTAACTGCTACCTTCATTTTTCTGTGGatagtagatttaaaaaaatatatatatatatatatatataatatgtagcaCAGTAagtgtaggtttttttgtttacTAGATGTTTCCTATTACTGAAACAAAAATGGCATATCATTGTTGGTCCAGTGAGGGATTATATCAAATATACTACTCATGAGATTTTTGAGTCTTAAAACTTCCAACATTTAATAGAGCATGTACAGTGTTAAACTAGAGAGTAATGAATTAATTATGCAGATAGAGAAATTTTATATCGTACAAATAGATGTCTCCAGTCTCTTTTACCTGTAAAACCTATCATTCTATGatacattgttgttgttgttgttatttaaattctctaaCCAAAGGCTCATTTTAGTAGTGTACAAAAAACATAGCTGTAGCTGCTGTATATTTAAGTATGAAATGCGAGATATTCTAAGGAgacaatttattttacttaaggcTATGAACATGTTCATGGATTTAGTGAATATGttccccttttgttttcttttggtcttGAGGTTGTGACTAAGTATACTTTGTTGTGGTGTTTATTGCATGGTACCTGGAAACCATTATATGTCTTGGGATTTGTAAGGTAAAACAGGAGTGCCATATggtctaggaaaaaaaaacacatacataacaacctaaaaatcttttaatattcAGGATTCTGGTGTCTGTATTGATATGATAATATGATAATTTCTGTCTGTTTAATATATGCttgtataatctttaaaaaccatcctacatcactttttattcttttacaaagTCAAATTATTTAgatagaaaaatgtaattttattttttctgttggcTCTCTTGTGTGTTCGTTCTcatcttaatttataaattttttacttattttgcttgTTCTAAAACTCATTAACGGGTTGCTATTTAAAATGACTATCACTTAATCAAATTGAAATTTGCTTTGATGTTTTAGATTTTAGGttgaaagttttcttctttttttttttttaaagatattatttatttatttgacagagagacagtgagagagggaacacaagcaggggaagtgggagagggagaagcaggcctcccgctgagcaggagcccaatgcagggctcgatgcagggcttgatcccaggaccttgggatcatgacctgagccgaaggcagacacttaatgactgagccacccaggcgccccagaaagtttatttctaagtaactTAAGCTACATGGCTGAACCATGATTTAATACAAATTTGCCTCATCATATAGaaggattttaattaaaatctggTGTAAGCTTATGAGAGGCAGGAGTCTTGTTGCTGAATTATTTTTGCTTAATATCCTAGGCAAGTTAGCCTTTGTTAAAGAAGGAGTCATTCATGTAAGAAATTTAATTACTTGCTATTTATCTCATACATCGGTATCCTTAGCTTTCATAGGAGAACCAGTTGGTgactttaataatatatataatatagaagaGAGTTAAAATCCatctattccaaaaaaaaaaatccatctattCCAAGATTAAATTGTGCCTGgatatgtgaatatatgtgtgtgcgtataCCCGTTCACATATGTACATACTTGTATCAgataatttcccttttttcttataCTCTTTTAATAAATAGGCCAGGATGACCAatagatgttttaatttttttaaattattttattttatttaaaaatttttcaatcaGTAGATATGTTTAATAGTAATTTGAGCTCCATGTGATACAGGATACCATAGAAAAAGGTtatcttagtttttgtttgtgttttcaaatattaaaatatttgaattttctatttcaattttatttcagaaaatagtgAAATCAAAGGCTTTTCTTTGCAGTGaggaaatactaatttttaaattttcttttccaggtTAGAAAAGCACCTAATGCCAGTGATTTTGATCCATGGGAGACTGAAACAGTTTACTGTGATTCAGAAGTCAGAAACTTGAATGTCCCTGctacatttccaaatatcttgCCAAGCCCTACTGAATACTCTACTTTAGGAAAGTTTGAAAAGATAACTGGAATTTTGCCATTGAATCATGAGGACCAATTTAAATCTAATGGGATAGATGTAGCTAGGGACTCAGAATTTAATTCTCTCAAGTACTGTGATAGTTCAGATATCGTTACCCCTGTGGAAAATGAAGCTTCTGCAAAGACCCCCTCAGCAACCCCTCAGGAGAGTCTTCTGTCCGACGGTCTCTTCCCAACCAGTGAAGAACAGGACCCGACACTTTTGGAGGAAGTTACTCCGGATCCCTACATAATGAGTCTTCAGAACCTGATGAAAAAGTCAAAGGAATATATAGAAAGAGAACAATATAGGCACAGCCTGAGAAGTAGTGTGAAGTGGCGTGTTCATGAGAGTCATTCAGATAAAGAACATGAGGCTGTTAAAGTGACCGACTCTGGAAAGGAGAAGGCGCAGCTGACTAGCAGACACTGTGCTTCAGTGATTCCTGACAAACCAAGCCTTAATAAATCAAATGTTCTTCTCCAAGGTGCTTCCACTCAAGCAAGCAGCATGAATGCGTCTGTTTTAGGTAGCTTCTCTAAAGTGGACATACCTGTACGAACTGGCCGTCGCACTGTTTTAGACCCTGATTCTGATTTTAAAGTCATTCCCACTTTTGTTCCTGAGAGTAACGTTATCAAAAGTCTTACTGGTTCATATGCCAAATTACCTAGTCCAGAGCCAAGCCTGAGTCCTAAAATGCATCGAAGGCATTCCAGGCCATCATCAGCATGTCATATACTTATAAATAACCCAATAAATGCCTGTGAGTTAAGTCCTAAAGGAAAAGGGCAGGCGGTAGACTTAGTTGTTCAAGATACTGATGAAAAAACAAAGGTACCTGAAACTGTGCCAAAGTTACCAGTTGATTTGACAGGAGTTTGTCCAAGCAAGATTTATGTCAGCAAAAATACATCTGAAGCCATACAGGAAGTGGTTTTAGGTAAATCAAATCAGGTATGCCAGTCTTCAGGAAATCAGTTAGAAAACAAGGTCATTCATGGACTTGCTGTCGTGGAAGGTCAGTTAACATCTGATGGGAGAGGACCACCCAAAATGGACGGTATGTATACTGCAATGCCAAGATCGCATGAGCCATATGCCACCAGTCAGTGTGTAGTGAGTCAAAACTTGGGAACTGTGAGCGCACTCAAGTCAGCCAATGTGTTAGAGAAAAATGCCTGCAATTTACAAATGGAACTGAATAAGTCTTATGATGTAAAAAACCCATCTCCTTTACTGATGCAAAATCAGAACACCAGACAGCAGATGGACACCCCTACAGTGTCCTGTGGAAATGAACCATTTTTGGATAACAGTTTTGAGAAAGTTAAACGGAGACTTGATTTAGATATTGATAGTTTGCAGAAAGAAAACTGCCCTTATGTCTTAGCAACTGGAATAGCTGAACAGGAAAGGCAGCATTTGCCAGAAAAAAGATACCCCAAGGGATCTGTCTACATCAACAAGAATAAAATGTTAGACAGTAATTCCaaaggtaaggaaactgaagtgtTTGATGCCTGCCAAGCAGATGGCAGCtttattgaatactttttaattgacattttgaaaaacaataagAATTGTCTTCATCTGTTCATCAgggtttttcatttcatttctcttatcGGATAACCTACAATTAGCTATAGTTTATTGCCATTTGATAGGCTTTCTTAAAGCcttctcttatttaaaatatgaatctcACAATTCACTTTGTATCACAGAGAATATTGTTAATGACTGGAAGAAAGAGttcttgcagggaaaaaaaagttcttgcAGGAAACATCGCTCATAGTTTTAATCTAGTGTATTAATATGTTATCTTCCTTTTGGATGGACAGTGGTTTCTATTATCTTCATCGGTCTGTTGTTCCATTTGTAATGAGATATTCATGTAGTTGGTCCTTCAGTGAACCCTTTAACatgaaattattagagaaataagGCTCTGTGAGTAGTGTTTTAAGAATGAcatctttattgaaaaaaatttcaaatttctttcatatCTAGTGTTCTGTTAATAGCAACTTATTAAAACATGTCTTCTAACTCCTTTGTTGTCGGGGTTCATAATTCTTCATTACTAATATGGAAGAAATGAGTCAAGTCAGTGAAGTTCTTGGACATAAACATTTCAGCTCTAATGTGATCTAtatcttcctgaaaaaaaaattcacattctgTAAAATTGCACGCTAAAAATGACAGGGTTGATAGGAAAAATAGGGTTGGGACAGACCGTTGAAAATCTGTGTAACTTAAGAACTGTAATAAAAACATCAGTGGCTCTCCGGGGAGCCGGTATGGATAATCTGGACAGACAGGGCAGCGTTGCTGGAGGCCGTCTGTGAATACCAGAGGTCCACAGAGCTAACCAGGGGGCAGCCCTGGCAGAGCTTTAATAGGAGCGAGGCCAGTCACGGAGGCAGCCAGCTTGCTCTCAGAGGAGATCCTGGACAGTGCTCATTTATGAAATTCTTAAGATAGAGCTGAATGGACTCTCGCTGTTGGTTGAGTGGTTGAGCTGAGGAGCTTTGTCCTTTTTTGCTGAAAGTTGTAAGTCTACTCCTACTTTTCCAGCTCCCCTTTGCCTATGAAAAATTGCACATGAACAAATGCAAATTGTTGTAGctgaataaaatgtatttagCAACAAACGGGAATACCATAGCAGATAGGTAATATAATATGCTTATCTTCAGTGAAAATCATTGACTGTATATTTGGAAA
Proteins encoded in this region:
- the CCP110 gene encoding centriolar coiled-coil protein of 110 kDa isoform X1, giving the protein MEEYEKFCENSLARIQEASLSTGSFLPVQSESISLIRFHGVAVLSPLLNIEKRKEMQQEKQKALDVQTRNHVNRKKALLTRVQEILENVQVRKAPNASDFDPWETETVYCDSEVRNLNVPATFPNILPSPTEYSTLGKFEKITGILPLNHEDQFKSNGIDVARDSEFNSLKYCDSSDIVTPVENEASAKTPSATPQESLLSDGLFPTSEEQDPTLLEEVTPDPYIMSLQNLMKKSKEYIEREQYRHSLRSSVKWRVHESHSDKEHEAVKVTDSGKEKAQLTSRHCASVIPDKPSLNKSNVLLQGASTQASSMNASVLGSFSKVDIPVRTGRRTVLDPDSDFKVIPTFVPESNVIKSLTGSYAKLPSPEPSLSPKMHRRHSRPSSACHILINNPINACELSPKGKGQAVDLVVQDTDEKTKVPETVPKLPVDLTGVCPSKIYVSKNTSEAIQEVVLGKSNQVCQSSGNQLENKVIHGLAVVEGQLTSDGRGPPKMDGMYTAMPRSHEPYATSQCVVSQNLGTVSALKSANVLEKNACNLQMELNKSYDVKNPSPLLMQNQNTRQQMDTPTVSCGNEPFLDNSFEKVKRRLDLDIDSLQKENCPYVLATGIAEQERQHLPEKRYPKGSVYINKNKMLDSNSKEGEEILKSKMLAFEEMRKRLEEQHAQQLSLLIAEQEREQERLQKEIEEQEKMLKEKKVIAAEASESGINNAVDLEWRKISESGLLETMLSQVDSLHPSNSSSSGFTNSALQHSFASANEAPFYLWGSSTSGLTKLSVTRPFGRAKPKWSQVFSLEVQTKFNKITAVAKGFLTRRLMQTDKLKQLRQTVKDTMEFIRSFQSEAPLKRGVVSVQDASLQERVLAQLRAALYGIHDIFFVMDAAERMSILHHDREVRKEKMLRQMDKMKSPRVALSAATQKSLDRKKYMKAAEMGMPNKKFLVKQNPSETRVLQPNQGQNAPVHRLLSRQGTPKTSVKGVVQNRQKSSQSRVPNRAPVSGVYAGKTQRKRPNVATI
- the CCP110 gene encoding centriolar coiled-coil protein of 110 kDa isoform X3 codes for the protein MEEYEKFCENSLARIQEASLSTGSFLPVQSESISLIRFHGVAVLSPLLNIEKRKEMQQEKQKALDVQTRNHVNRKKALLTRVQEILENVQVRKAPNASDFDPWETETVYCDSEVRNLNVPATFPNILPSPTEYSTLGKFEKITGILPLNHEDQFKSNGIDVARDSEFNSLKYCDSSDIVTPVENEASAKTPSATPQESLLSDGLFPTSEEQDPTLLEEVTPDPYIMSLQNLMKKSKEYIEREQYRHSLRSSVKWRVHESHSDKEHEAVKVTDSGKEKAQLTSRHCASVIPDKPSLNKSNVLLQGASTQASSMNASVLGSFSKVDIPVRTGRRTVLDPDSDFKVIPTFVPESNVIKSLTGSYAKLPSPEPSLSPKMHRRHSRPSSACHILINNPINACELSPKGKGQAVDLVVQDTDEKTKVPETVPKLPVDLTGVCPSKIYVSKNTSEAIQEVVLGKSNQVCQSSGNQLENKVIHGLAVVEGQLTSDGRGPPKMDGMYTAMPRSHEPYATSQCVVSQNLGTVSALKSANVLEKNACNLQMELNKSYDVKNPSPLLMQNQNTRQQMDTPTVSCGNEPFLDNSFEKVKRRLDLDIDSLQKENCPYVLATGIAEQERQHLPEKRYPKGSVYINKNKMLDSNSKEGEEILKSKMLAFEEMRKRLEEQHAQQLSLLIAEQEREQERLQKEIEEQEKMLKEKKVIAAEASESGINNAVDLEWRKISESGLLETMLSQVDSLHPSNSSSSGFTNSALQHSFASANEAPFYLWGSSTSGLTKLSVTRPFGRAKPKWSQVFSLEVQTKFNKITAVAKGFLTRRLMQTDKLKQLRQTVKDTMEFIRSFQSEAPLKRGVVSVQDASLQERVLAQLRAALYGIHDIFFVMDAAERMSILHHDREVRKEKMLRQMDKMKSPRVALSAATQKSLDRKKYMKAAEMGMPNKKFLVKQNPSETRVLQPNQGQNAPVHRLLSRQGSICRKNPKKAAKCCDNLRRQHSLG
- the CCP110 gene encoding centriolar coiled-coil protein of 110 kDa isoform X2 → MEEYEKFCENSLARIQEASLSTGSFLPVQSESISLIRFHGVAVLSPLLNIEKRKEMQQEKQKALDVQTRNHVNRKKALLTRVQEILENVQVRKAPNASDFDPWETETVYCDSEVRNLNVPATFPNILPSPTEYSTLGKFEKITGILPLNHEDQFKSNGIDVARDSEFNSLKYCDSSDIVTPVENEASAKTPSATPQESLLSDGLFPTSEEQDPTLLEEVTPDPYIMSLQNLMKKSKEYIEREQYRHSLRSSVKWRVHESHSDKEHEAVKVTDSGKEKAQLTSRHCASVIPDKPSLNKSNVLLQGASTQASSMNASVLGSFSKVDIPVRTGRRTVLDPDSDFKVIPTFVPESNVIKSLTGSYAKLPSPEPSLSPKMHRRHSRPSSACHILINNPINACELSPKGKGQAVDLVVQDTDEKTKVPETVPKLPVDLTGVCPSKIYVSKNTSEAIQEVVLGKSNQVCQSSGNQLENKVIHGLAVVEGQLTSDGRGPPKMDGMYTAMPRSHEPYATSQCVVSQNLGTVSALKSANVLEKNACNLQMELNKSYDVKNPSPLLMQNQNTRQQMDTPTVSCGNEPFLDNSFEKVKRRLDLDIDSLQKENCPYVLATGIAEQERQHLPEKRYPKGSVYINKNKMLDSNSKGEEILKSKMLAFEEMRKRLEEQHAQQLSLLIAEQEREQERLQKEIEEQEKMLKEKKVIAAEASESGINNAVDLEWRKISESGLLETMLSQVDSLHPSNSSSSGFTNSALQHSFASANEAPFYLWGSSTSGLTKLSVTRPFGRAKPKWSQVFSLEVQTKFNKITAVAKGFLTRRLMQTDKLKQLRQTVKDTMEFIRSFQSEAPLKRGVVSVQDASLQERVLAQLRAALYGIHDIFFVMDAAERMSILHHDREVRKEKMLRQMDKMKSPRVALSAATQKSLDRKKYMKAAEMGMPNKKFLVKQNPSETRVLQPNQGQNAPVHRLLSRQGTPKTSVKGVVQNRQKSSQSRVPNRAPVSGVYAGKTQRKRPNVATI
- the CCP110 gene encoding centriolar coiled-coil protein of 110 kDa isoform X4: MEEYEKFCENSLARIQEASLSTGSFLPVQSESISLIRFHGVAVLSPLLNIEKRKEMQQEKQKALDVQTRNHVNRKKALLTRVQEILENVQVRKAPNASDFDPWETETVYCDSEVRNLNVPATFPNILPSPTEYSTLGKFEKITGILPLNHEDQFKSNGIDVARDSEFNSLKYCDSSDIVTPVENEASAKTPSATPQESLLSDGLFPTSEEQDPTLLEEVTPDPYIMSLQNLMKKSKEYIEREQYRHSLRSSVKWRVHESHSDKEHEAVKVTDSGKEKAQLTSRHCASVIPDKPSLNKSNVLLQGASTQASSMNASVLGSFSKVDIPVRTGRRTVLDPDSDFKVIPTFVPESNVIKSLTGSYAKLPSPEPSLSPKMHRRHSRPSSACHILINNPINACELSPKGKGQAVDLVVQDTDEKTKVPETVPKLPVDLTGVCPSKIYVSKNTSEAIQEVVLGKSNQVCQSSGNQLENKVIHGLAVVEGQLTSDGRGPPKMDEGEEILKSKMLAFEEMRKRLEEQHAQQLSLLIAEQEREQERLQKEIEEQEKMLKEKKVIAAEASESGINNAVDLEWRKISESGLLETMLSQVDSLHPSNSSSSGFTNSALQHSFASANEAPFYLWGSSTSGLTKLSVTRPFGRAKPKWSQVFSLEVQTKFNKITAVAKGFLTRRLMQTDKLKQLRQTVKDTMEFIRSFQSEAPLKRGVVSVQDASLQERVLAQLRAALYGIHDIFFVMDAAERMSILHHDREVRKEKMLRQMDKMKSPRVALSAATQKSLDRKKYMKAAEMGMPNKKFLVKQNPSETRVLQPNQGQNAPVHRLLSRQGTPKTSVKGVVQNRQKSSQSRVPNRAPVSGVYAGKTQRKRPNVATI
- the CCP110 gene encoding centriolar coiled-coil protein of 110 kDa isoform X5 produces the protein MEEYEKFCENSLARIQEASLSTGSFLPVQSESISLIRFHGVAVLSPLLNIEKRKEMQQEKQKALDVQTRNHVNRKKALLTRVQEILENVQVRKAPNASDFDPWETETVYCDSEVRNLNVPATFPNILPSPTEYSTLGKFEKITGILPLNHEDQFKSNGIDVARDSEFNSLKYCDSSDIVTPVENEASAKTPSATPQESLLSDGLFPTSEEQDPTLLEEVTPDPYIMSLQNLMKKSKEYIEREQYRHSLRSSVKWRVHESHSDKEHEAVKVTDSGKEKAQLTSRHCASVIPDKPSLNKSNVLLQGASTQASSMNASVLGSFSKVDIPVRTGRRTVLDPDSDFKVIPTFVPESNVIKSLTGSYAKLPSPEPSLSPKMHRRHSRPSSACHILINNPINACELSPKGKGQAVDLVVQDTDEKTKVPETVPKLPVDLTGVCPSKIYVSKNTSEAIQEVVLGKSNQVCQSSGNQLENKVIHGLAVVEGQLTSDGRGPPKMDGEEILKSKMLAFEEMRKRLEEQHAQQLSLLIAEQEREQERLQKEIEEQEKMLKEKKVIAAEASESGINNAVDLEWRKISESGLLETMLSQVDSLHPSNSSSSGFTNSALQHSFASANEAPFYLWGSSTSGLTKLSVTRPFGRAKPKWSQVFSLEVQTKFNKITAVAKGFLTRRLMQTDKLKQLRQTVKDTMEFIRSFQSEAPLKRGVVSVQDASLQERVLAQLRAALYGIHDIFFVMDAAERMSILHHDREVRKEKMLRQMDKMKSPRVALSAATQKSLDRKKYMKAAEMGMPNKKFLVKQNPSETRVLQPNQGQNAPVHRLLSRQGTPKTSVKGVVQNRQKSSQSRVPNRAPVSGVYAGKTQRKRPNVATI